In the Solanum pennellii chromosome 5, SPENNV200 genome, one interval contains:
- the LOC107020044 gene encoding uncharacterized protein LOC107020044, producing MSMDTIMEEYEYSFDSNTDAIVYGVSNPSRSDESMISAPNISSSSSEDDDDIIHQQQQQIPVAAAASGDGTDDLTVSSCASSSWFTDNNNNNNNKQIEQKAVMIFNVDFGELSRLAVCKSCDNEPIKDSLMLHGFWQDGTADVIQLIGPPQLIYRWKLKSQSDFTS from the exons ATGTCAATGGACACAATCATGGAAGAATATGAGTATTCCTTTGATTCTAACACAGACGCAATCGTCTACGGCGTTTCTAATCCTTCTAGATCTGATGAAAGCATGATCTCTGCTCCCAACATTTCGTCATCATCGTCGGAGGATGATGATGACATCATCCACCAGCAGCAGCAACAAATACCAGTTGCTGCTGCAGCTAGTGGTGATGGGACAGATGATTTGACTGTATCATCATGTGCATCTTCTAGTTGGTTTAccgataataataataataataacaataagcAGATTGAGCAAAAAGCGGTAATGATATTTAACGTTGATTTTGGGGAACTTTCTCGTCTTGCTGTTTGCAAAAGCTGCGATAATGAGCCAATCAAAGATTCATTAATGTTACATGGGTTTTGGCAAGACGGAACTGCTGATGTTATTCAATTAATTG GTCCGCCCCAGCTAATATATAGGTGGAAACTGAAGTCACAGAGTGATTTTACCAGCTGA